Proteins encoded in a region of the Flavobacteriaceae bacterium HL-DH10 genome:
- a CDS encoding S46 family peptidase: MKYLKIILLFITINISAQQGGMWIPSLLEGLNEEEMTSLGSKLSAKDIYDINHSSLKDAIGHFDGGCTSEVISPKGLILTNHHCGFGQIQSHSSLENDYLKDGFWAMNLDEELPNKGLYVEFIVSIHDVTNEVLNLISDDMTEKNKQSVISKTSNNIMKNWPKETWQDVKVKSFYKGNQYFLFVTERFEDIRLVGAPPTSIGKFGSDTDNWVFPRHTGDFSLFRIYADENNHPATYSKNNKPYKPKHFLPISLDGIEEGDFTLVFGFPGRTNEYLPAVALEHITKEFNPTNIAIREAALKVIDAEMKKNDDVRIKYASKQSDIANAWKKWIGENLGIQKSNAVAKRREFEATFTKALKEKGLEAKYGSILPKFDVLYKDFAPVNIKRRNFIEVFLITNELMQMVFRTYQFENAITANSENLEQAKASLIADFKGVHKNYDITVDKDVFEAVMPFYSNNVDSSIYDKTAFTHLDSALKLLEGSNVKDIIKKLNKDAAYQYAKPIIDEFFNTINNEFQKKNEPITALQTKYMTALMEALPNERYFPDANSTLRVTYGQVRGYSPRDAVQYNAVSYLDGVIEKYVPGDYEFDVPEKLRDLYESKNYGKYADKNGKVPVCFLGTNHTTGGNSGSPAIDAYGNLVGLNFDRVWEGTMSDMNYDPDICRNIMVDLRYVLFIIDKYAGAAHLIDEMVLVHPKN; this comes from the coding sequence ATGAAATATCTTAAAATTATTCTTCTTTTTATAACTATTAATATCTCTGCTCAGCAAGGAGGCATGTGGATTCCTTCACTTTTAGAAGGCTTGAATGAAGAAGAAATGACTAGTCTTGGAAGCAAACTATCAGCTAAAGATATTTATGATATTAACCATTCTAGTTTAAAAGACGCCATTGGTCATTTTGATGGTGGATGTACCAGTGAAGTTATTTCACCCAAAGGGTTAATATTAACAAACCATCATTGTGGTTTTGGTCAAATTCAATCCCATTCTTCGCTTGAAAACGATTATTTAAAAGATGGTTTTTGGGCTATGAACCTTGATGAAGAACTGCCTAATAAGGGCTTATATGTAGAGTTTATTGTAAGCATTCATGATGTTACTAATGAGGTTTTAAATTTGATTAGTGATGATATGACTGAAAAAAATAAGCAGTCTGTTATATCTAAAACCAGTAATAACATCATGAAAAACTGGCCAAAAGAAACCTGGCAAGATGTTAAGGTTAAATCTTTCTACAAAGGCAATCAGTACTTTTTATTTGTTACAGAACGATTTGAAGATATCCGATTAGTTGGAGCGCCACCAACAAGTATTGGTAAATTTGGCAGTGATACTGATAACTGGGTTTTTCCAAGACATACAGGCGATTTTTCATTATTTAGAATTTATGCCGATGAAAACAATCATCCAGCAACATATAGCAAAAACAACAAACCATATAAACCAAAACACTTTTTACCAATTTCTTTAGATGGCATTGAAGAAGGAGATTTTACTTTGGTATTTGGTTTCCCTGGTCGTACTAATGAGTACTTACCTGCCGTTGCCTTAGAACATATTACAAAAGAATTTAATCCAACAAATATAGCTATTCGTGAAGCAGCTTTAAAAGTGATTGATGCAGAAATGAAAAAAAATGATGACGTACGCATCAAATACGCATCAAAACAATCCGATATTGCTAATGCGTGGAAAAAATGGATTGGCGAGAATTTAGGAATTCAAAAAAGTAATGCCGTAGCAAAACGACGTGAATTTGAAGCAACTTTCACAAAAGCTTTAAAGGAAAAAGGTTTAGAAGCTAAATACGGATCTATTCTTCCCAAATTTGATGTGTTATACAAAGACTTTGCGCCTGTAAATATTAAACGCCGTAATTTTATTGAGGTTTTTTTAATAACCAATGAGTTAATGCAAATGGTATTTAGAACATATCAATTTGAGAACGCTATAACAGCAAATTCCGAGAATTTAGAACAAGCAAAAGCTAGTTTAATTGCCGACTTTAAAGGTGTTCATAAAAATTATGATATTACCGTAGATAAAGACGTTTTTGAAGCCGTGATGCCATTTTACAGCAACAATGTAGACTCCAGTATTTATGACAAAACAGCATTTACTCATTTAGATAGCGCTTTAAAATTATTAGAAGGTTCTAATGTTAAAGATATCATCAAAAAATTGAATAAAGATGCTGCTTATCAGTATGCAAAACCTATAATTGACGAATTTTTCAACACCATTAATAATGAGTTTCAGAAAAAAAATGAACCTATAACTGCCTTACAAACCAAATATATGACGGCTTTAATGGAAGCTTTGCCAAATGAGCGATATTTTCCAGATGCCAACAGTACACTTAGAGTTACCTACGGGCAAGTACGTGGTTATTCTCCCAGAGATGCTGTACAATATAATGCTGTAAGTTATTTAGATGGGGTTATTGAAAAATATGTACCGGGAGATTATGAATTTGACGTTCCTGAAAAATTACGTGATTTATACGAATCTAAAAATTATGGGAAGTATGCAGATAAAAATGGAAAAGTTCCAGTTTGCTTTTTAGGAACTAATCATACCACTGGAGGAAACTCTGGAAGTCCTGCTATTGATGCCTATGGAAATCTTGTTGGTTTAAATTTTGACCGTGTTTGGGAAGGTACTATGAGTGATATGAACTATGACCCAGATATTTGTAGAAATATAATGGTCGATTTACGGTATGTGCTTTTTATAATTGATAAATATGCTGGGGCAGCACATTTAATTGATGAAATGGTTTTGGTGCATCCTAAAAACTAA
- a CDS encoding DNA mismatch repair protein MutS, whose protein sequence is MSNPLSYYKKHLDIYKAEVQKLYKQMTGLSTLRLVVFIAVSFGVYLTFSQWQVAVFIAVIGVVIFLLLLSKYNDVKAQRHFNEALVKINEDEIEIASGDFHHRQGGLEFQDSNHFYSLDIDLFGRGSFFQFINRTTSKEGTQNLANALKANHVDDIVLRQDAIKELSAKPKWRQYYSATSSLVHIETPAKQIINWLQNYQSFLPKVMKRLPLGFLVISILVFTLILFGIITNQALIGYWLLVGLGVTGSYLKKINSLASNTDKVKDTFRQYALLLDLIENETFSSELLKQKQQQIQKENKKASTIFKELSKAIDALDNRNNLISAIFGNGLFLSDVKNSFHIEKWIEEHADKVAVWFEVVSFFDAYNSLGNFAFNHPDFVFPDIVNDGSVIHAEGLGHPLLNKNKRVDSDLTINNEQFFIVTGANMAGKSTFLRTVSLHIVMANVGLPICAKTSKYSPVKLITSMRTTDSLTDDSSYFFSELTRLKYIVDAIQKEPYFIVLDEILKGTNSTDKAIGSRKFVEKLVASNATGIIATHDLSLCEIEKELDDVKNYYFDAEIINDELHFDYTLKTGICKNMNASFLLKKMEIV, encoded by the coding sequence ATGAGTAATCCTTTGTCATACTATAAAAAGCATTTAGATATTTATAAAGCAGAAGTTCAAAAGCTTTATAAACAAATGACAGGTTTAAGTACATTAAGATTGGTTGTTTTTATAGCAGTGAGTTTTGGTGTTTATTTAACGTTTTCTCAATGGCAAGTAGCTGTTTTTATTGCTGTTATTGGAGTTGTTATATTTTTGCTTTTATTATCAAAATATAATGATGTAAAAGCACAAAGACATTTTAATGAAGCTTTGGTTAAAATTAATGAAGATGAAATTGAAATTGCTTCAGGTGATTTTCATCATAGGCAAGGCGGTTTAGAATTTCAAGATTCCAATCATTTTTATAGTTTAGATATCGATTTATTTGGGCGTGGTTCTTTTTTTCAATTCATAAATAGAACCACGAGTAAAGAAGGTACTCAAAATTTAGCGAATGCCTTAAAAGCAAATCATGTTGATGATATTGTTTTGAGACAAGATGCTATAAAAGAGTTGAGCGCTAAACCCAAATGGCGACAATATTATTCGGCGACTTCAAGTTTGGTACATATAGAAACGCCTGCAAAGCAAATTATAAATTGGTTGCAGAATTATCAGTCGTTTTTACCTAAAGTTATGAAGAGGTTGCCTTTAGGCTTTTTAGTAATTTCAATACTTGTATTTACCCTTATACTTTTTGGTATAATAACAAATCAAGCTTTAATAGGTTACTGGTTGTTAGTTGGTTTGGGGGTAACAGGCAGTTATCTTAAAAAGATAAATTCGCTTGCGTCTAATACCGATAAGGTTAAAGATACGTTTCGTCAATATGCCTTATTGTTAGATTTAATAGAAAACGAAACCTTTTCATCAGAATTATTAAAACAAAAGCAGCAACAAATTCAGAAAGAAAATAAAAAGGCTTCAACCATTTTTAAAGAACTTTCTAAGGCTATAGATGCTTTGGATAATAGAAATAATTTAATTTCTGCCATTTTTGGAAATGGGTTATTTCTTTCCGATGTTAAAAACAGTTTCCATATTGAAAAATGGATTGAAGAACATGCCGATAAAGTAGCTGTATGGTTTGAAGTTGTATCGTTTTTTGATGCTTATAATTCCTTAGGAAATTTTGCTTTTAATCACCCAGATTTTGTGTTTCCAGATATTGTAAATGATGGTTCGGTTATACATGCTGAAGGTTTAGGGCATCCGTTGCTAAATAAAAATAAACGGGTTGATAGTGACTTAACCATTAATAATGAACAATTTTTTATTGTTACAGGAGCAAACATGGCTGGGAAAAGTACATTTTTAAGAACGGTGTCTTTGCATATTGTTATGGCAAATGTAGGCTTACCAATTTGCGCTAAAACCAGTAAATATTCGCCAGTTAAGTTAATTACAAGTATGCGAACAACAGATTCGCTAACCGACGATAGTTCGTATTTCTTTTCAGAGCTCACACGATTAAAATACATTGTAGATGCCATTCAAAAAGAGCCGTATTTTATTGTTTTAGATGAGATTTTAAAAGGCACCAATAGTACCGATAAAGCTATTGGCTCGCGTAAATTTGTTGAAAAGTTAGTTGCTTCAAATGCTACAGGCATTATTGCAACACATGATTTAAGTTTATGTGAAATTGAAAAGGAGCTTGACGATGTAAAAAACTATTATTTTGATGCTGAAATTATTAATGATGAACTTCATTTTGATTACACTTTAAAAACGGGTATATGTAAAAATATGAATGCATCTTTTTTATTGAAGAAAATGGAGATTGTTTAA